A part of Gadus morhua chromosome 17, gadMor3.0, whole genome shotgun sequence genomic DNA contains:
- the LOC115529948 gene encoding uncharacterized protein LOC115529948 — MDMGEPDPLREPQAHCSGWHLRPAPTWTDPGYTSTGSEPSLLWSPQRLDWSPEWFPRMPCVRPWWSLSLTSSQPTEYPRPWTPAPRPGEYRTLSGAPVGELPESQRPMYFPGALRHPWSGEPPSQASGLWSWPLESGPPTAMFLSPYSSHSPAIAAQMEYSSRFALVPPPPPPFSSYQVNMKMALPRAATYNPPHREQVRHAEASQRACLRLLPCPQTPALLTPQPDVSGPFTPTVINQPPFASPALSPWTSWSRTDEGTRSVPSSHDRSCRGGSNHWLAEEPDSDLSLIGPIFATSYNLSLQPDFGQTSANDQIARTSTGDDRGLLEGAGLDPPRRRNQGSYPWHSPLDLGQIEILDPVVVHQIPDHGSETLDGDVGGDWFREDEDEEEEPEEETWTHRFTEYLDELVKDEDFVSTVGSILDMAFLETPEPTELIGPEHGETFQADIQQTQDGGSFGDDGAISEFDSTGSLAVVVLNSHHTNTPPQTAGWTPSWAPESPSVAPAPSHDGSDQPGPEDVWESWLKSMAQPLTALLCDPPIPMNDGEVEAPHPKDSPDDQGTGLEPFCSEVFSLATVEIESPSPGTEGAFEFRWEHFDASITGELSLDVSKCDDEVLPTMATLANKYPFPSPPNLSILRSLSPLVSPSSPSARVPSPLSGGHVGDPLISISAEPKRREDPENETQEEDEGGALDGGELRSAPSEEGLLGVTHDKLPSWRDGEPWDLAQSTASSKDRYSDGARGMAALHVDVGTYALLENMSVNATKAFLELDFQVDVTGLPPLDIADNAEYASADRELAQPEDKAVLVVRREEVHEAASSCPGYLESGPASTDSTGPAEGCRATMYTQQAPAVSTLTSEHGIVHPENQQAPGASPPSLGERATPLNLNMIPGGFPSGPLTGASSEGREEVGAEKETFAGDTYASPKACEAHEVAAWEDSPILSPSRSVREGNESRKKEDQIKISSPIKRGKSLRKISRRLWPLNEGGTLETVTRPSDLKIHQNCQTSNTCSTNRRCSPRWTLQFKTIRSSSSSGKNGTASLLLEDYKQRLENARAPGEESSHKTPDKSLRGRPRKVLFSGPELCPMAIPCVNPGSIHLTRMKRHKLPTEKEKERAIYNFTLRDLRAKTLVTEKSGLTTKQRMENSDKRKTEEREMAMTSKKAPRASPRLRNRSKTQSPLRQPRRRTTALGKVGSGPREITALSDTPGRHTPRPTRRLKRDPANQDAPVTPQPSPAGGLRNGPTDDKRKEDENEERMSSPRKRSRGLAVKGNGDIVPFQQSPVRERRKCRMYDEDEKEKTPSPTKRSRRGRVDGEEDGGGSRKPNPDREKRSKQRNVP; from the exons ATGGACATGGGAGAACCAGACCCACTACGAGAACCACAAGCACATTGTTCTGGATGGCACCTGCGTCCAGCCCCCACATGGACTGATCCAGGCTATACAAGTACCGGATCAGAACCATCTCTGTTATGGTCACCACAGAGATTGGACTGGTCACCTGAATGGTTCCCAAGGATGCCCTGTGTACGCCCCTGGTGGTCCCTTAGCCTAACATCATCACAACCAACCGAATACCCACGGCCCTGGACTCCAGCTCCACGTCCGGGGGAGTATCGGACCCTCAGCGGGGCTCCTGTGGGTGAGTTACCGGAGAGTCAACGACCAATGTATTTCCCTGGTGCTCTTCGACATCCCTGGTCTGGGGAACCTCCTAGTCAAGcttctggtctctggtcctggCCTTTGGAGTCCGGACCACCGACTGCCATGTTCCTGTCGCCATATTCCTCCCATTCTCCGGCGATTGCAGCACAGATGGAGTACTCATCTCGGTTCGCCCTagtaccacccccaccaccacccttctcCTCCTACCAGGTCAACATGAAGATGGCACTCCCTAGAGCAGCAACATACAACCCGCCCCACCGAGAGCAGGTCCGTCATGCAGAAGCTTCCCAGAGAGCCTGTCTACGACTGTTACCATGCCCACAGACTCCAGCCCTGTTGACTCCTCAGCCCGATGTCAGTGGCCCCTTCACGCCCACAGTCATCAATCAACCGCCCTTCGCCTCACCAGCCCTCTCCCCTTGGACCTCCTGGTCCAGAACCGACGAAGGAACCCGGTCTGTTCCGTCCTCCCATGACCGTAGCTGCAGAGGTGGTTCTAATCACTGGCTGGCTGAGGAACCAGATTCTGATCTCAGTCTGATTGGACCAATCTTCGCAACCAGCTATAATTTGAGCCTTCAGCCAGACTTCGGCCAGACCTCAG CGAACGACCAAATAGCAAGGACGTCCACAGGAGATGACCGTGGATTGCTGGAGGGGGCCGGCTTGGACCCACCGAGGAGGAGAAACCAGGGGTCCTACCCCTGGCATTCCCCCCTGGACCTTGGCCAAATTGAGATACTGGACCCTGTTGTCGTCCATCAG ATCCCAGATCATGGATCAGAGACCCTGGATGGAGACGTCGGTGGGGACTGGTTCCGcgaggatgaagatgaagaagaggaacccgaggaggagacatggactCACAGGTTCACGGAGTACCTTGACGAGTTGGTCAAGGATGAGGACTTTGTCTCAACG GTGGGCTCCATACTGGACATGGCGTTCCTGGAGACCCCAGAGCCGACGGAGCTGATTGGACCAGAGCATGGAGAG ACGTTTCAAGCAGATATTCAGCAGACACAAGATGGGGGGTCTTTTGGTGACGACGGTGCCATCTCAGAGTTCGACAGCACAGGTTCCCTGGCTGTGGTCGTCCTTAACAGTCATCACACCAATACTCCACCACAGACCGCCGGCTGGACTCCTTCCTGGGCTCCAGAGTCACCGTCGGTCGCACCGGCACCGTCTCATGACGGCAGTGATCAACCCGGACCGGAGGACGTCTGGGAGAGTTGGTTAAAATCTATGGCTCAACCTCTTACAGCCCTACTTTGTGATCCTCCCATCCCCATGAACGATGGGGAGGTCGAAGCACCTCACCCAAAGGATTCCCCCGACGACCAAGGCACGGGCCTCGAGCCGTTCTGCTCAGAAGTCTTCTCCCTGGCGACGGTCGAGATTGAGAGCCCAAGCCCGGGGACCGAAGGGGCTTTTGAATTTCGTTGGGAGCACTTTGACGCCTCCATCACGGGTGAGTTGTCACTTGACGTCTCAAAGTGTGATGACGAAGTACTTCCAACAATGGCCACCTTAGCGAACAAATACCCGTTCCCTTCTCCCCCCAACCTCTCCATCCTCCGCTCACTCAGCCCGCTGGTGTCCCCCAGCAGTCCCAGTGCCAGGGTACCTTCTCCCCTTTCAGGTGGTCACGTCGGTGACCCGTTGATCAGCATCTCAGCAGAACCAAAGAGGAGAGAAGATCCAGAGAACGAGACGCaggaagaggacgagggagGCGCGTTGGACGGCGGCGAGTTGCGATCTGCTCCGTCCGAGGAAGGGTTGCTGGGTGTCACACATGACAAGTTGCCCAGCTGGAGAGATGGGGAACCATGGGATCTTGCTCAGAGTACTGCCTCATCCAAGGATCGATATTCAGATGGCGCAAGAGGCATGGCCGCTCTGCATGTGGATGTTGGAACTTACGCCCTATTAGAGAACATGAGTGTGAACGCAACCAAAGCCTTTCTTGAATTAGATTTTCAGGTTGATGTCACCGGCCTCCCCCCATTGGACATCGCTGATAACGCAGAATATGCGTCTGCAGATCGCGAGCTGGCGCAACCTGAAGACAAAGCCGTTCTTGTGGTTCGCAGAGAAGAAGTGCATGAAGCCGCCTCGTCATGCCCAGGCTACCTTGAGAGTGGACCTGCGTCCACAGATTCTACCGGACCCGCGGAGGGGTGTAGGGCAACAATGTATACGCAACAAGCACCAGCCGTTAGCACATTGACTTCTGAACATGGCATTGTGCATCCAGAAAACCAGCAGGCGCCGGGGGCTTCACCTCCCTCACTGGGGGAACGGGCCACGCCCCTCAACCTCAACATGATCCCAGGCGGCTTCCCTTCTGGACCCCTGACAGGGGCCAGTTCTGAAGgtagagaggaggtgggagcaGAGAAAGAAACTTTCGCAGGTGACACATATGCAAGTCCAAAGGCATGTGAAGCACATGAGGTAGCCGCTTGGGAGGACAGTCCCATCCTGTCCCCATCGCGTTCCGTGAGAGAGGGAAACGAAAGTCGAAAGAAGGAGGACCAAATCAAGATTTCCAGCCCAATAAAAAGAGGTAAATCGTTACGGAAAATAAGCAGAAGGCTTTGGCCACTAAACGAGGGAGGAACGTTAGAGACCGTGACCAGACCTAGTGACCTTAAAATCCATCAGAATTGTCAGACATCCAACACCTGCAGTACTAATAGAAGATGTAGTCCAAGGTGGACTCTGCAGTTCAAGACAATaagatcatcatcatcctcaggCAAAAACGGGACTGCAAGTCTTCTTCTGGAAGACTACAAGCAAAGACTAGAAAACGCACGAGCTCCAGGAGAGGAAAGCAGCCACAAAACCCCAGATAAATCCCTGCGAGGGAGGCCGAGGAAGGTGCTTTTCTCAGGCCCCGAATTATGTCCCATGGCAATCCCTTGTGTTAATCCAGGGTCAATCCATCTGACCAGAATGAAGAGACATAAACTCccgacagagaaagagaaggaaagggcAATTTACAATTTCACACTCAGAGATTTAAGGGCTAAAACTCTAGTGACTGAAAAATCAGGTTTAACGACCAAACAGAGAATGGAAAATTCGGATAAGAGAaaaacagaggagagggagatggcaATGACGTCCAAGAAGGCTCCCAGGGCCAGCCCCAGGCTGAGGAACCGTAGCAAAACGCAGAGCCCCCTGAGGCAGCCCCGAAGGAGGACCACCGCTCTGGGGAAAGTAGGGTCCGGGCCCAGAGAGATAACTGCGTTGTCCGACACGCCAGGTCGGCACACGCCGAGGCCAACGAGGCGGTTGAAAAGAGATCCGGCGAATCAGGACGCCCCCGTCACTCCCCAACCAAGTCCCGCGGGTGGACTAAGGAATGGTCCGACGGACGACAAGAGGAAAGAAGACGAGAATGAGGAAAGGATGTCAAGTCCGAGGAAAAGGTCAAGAGGACTTGCGGTGAAAGGGAACGGCGACATCGTCCCGTTCCAACAGAGTCCCGTGAGGGAACGAAGGAAGTGTCGAATGTATGATGAAGACGAAAAGGAAAAGACCCCGAGTCCGACAAAAAGATCAAGAAGGGGAAGGGTCGATggggaggaagatggagggggCTCGCGGAAACCGAATCCTGACCGGGAAAAGCGCAGCAAGCAACGG AATGTACCCTAG
- the nop10 gene encoding H/ACA ribonucleoprotein complex subunit 3 encodes MFLQFYLNESGTRVYTLKKMDLLGKPTSSAHPARFSPDDKFSRHRVTVKKRFGLLLTQQPRPIL; translated from the exons ATGTTCCTGCAGTTTTATCTGAATGAAAGCGGCACCAGAGTCTACACTCTGAAG AAAATGGACCTTTTGGGCAAGCCCACCAGCTCTGCCCACCCGGCCCGCTTCTCGCCGGACGACAAATTCTCCAGGCACCGTGTGACCGTGAAGAAACGTTTCGGCCTGCTGCTCACCCAGCAGCCGCGACCCATCCTGTAA